In Oceanivirga salmonicida, the following are encoded in one genomic region:
- a CDS encoding DUF2314 domain-containing protein produces the protein MSIFDFFKKKKKESLLDENNVLKVGQEGIMEPANNARDTFKYFWRELYWENKRIVKGLNFAAIKIAFSQETLDGENIIENMWIDDIYFDGDVITGRLVNKPNELTNVQENDIIEFEIDDIIDWLYAIGGETFGGFTVQAIRSTLSEEDRVEYDKAWGLNFGDYNEILLVSNQKENPENLIEHPLSIAMKDKMEEFLKENPGEVSFIDEDGLTLLHKEAIVGNKTMVEVLLKFGADKNIKSKSNKTAYDYAKQMNWEHIVEILK, from the coding sequence ATGTCTATATTTGATTTTTTCAAAAAAAAGAAAAAAGAGTCGCTATTAGATGAAAATAATGTTTTAAAAGTAGGTCAAGAGGGTATTATGGAACCTGCAAATAATGCTAGAGATACTTTTAAATATTTTTGGAGAGAGTTATATTGGGAAAATAAACGAATAGTTAAAGGACTTAATTTTGCTGCAATAAAAATTGCATTTAGTCAAGAAACATTAGATGGCGAAAATATTATAGAAAATATGTGGATAGATGATATATATTTTGATGGAGATGTAATTACAGGTAGATTAGTAAATAAACCAAATGAATTAACTAATGTTCAAGAGAATGATATTATTGAGTTTGAAATAGATGATATTATTGACTGGTTATATGCTATCGGGGGAGAAACTTTTGGAGGATTTACAGTTCAAGCTATTAGATCTACATTAAGTGAAGAAGATAGGGTAGAGTATGATAAAGCATGGGGATTGAATTTTGGAGACTATAATGAAATTTTATTAGTAAGTAATCAAAAAGAAAATCCAGAAAATTTAATTGAACATCCACTTAGTATTGCCATGAAAGATAAAATGGAAGAATTTTTAAAAGAAAATCCAGGAGAAGTTAGTTTTATTGATGAAGATGGTTTAACACTTTTACATAAAGAAGCAATTGTAGGAAATAAGACTATGGTAGAAGTATTATTGAAATTTGGAGCAGACAAAAATATAAAATCAAAATCTAATAAAACAGCTTATGATTATGCTAAACAAATGAATTGGGAACATATAGTAGAAATATTAAAATAA